A window of the Streptomyces sp. NBC_01351 genome harbors these coding sequences:
- a CDS encoding acyl-CoA dehydrogenase family protein, with product MHLAPTQGQLRLRAELREYFKDLLPDGVPDDPARQRELLRRIGADDLLGLGWPVEYGGQGRGPDEQFVFFDEAYRAGAPVSMVTLNTVGPTLMKYGTQEQKDYFLPRILKGEIVFAIGYSEPEAGTDLASLRTRAVREGDDWVIDGQKIFTSNAQNADWIWLACRTDPEAPKHKGISIILVPTDDPGFSWTPIETVGGLTTTSTYYDSIRVPAGNLVGPEHGGWGLITNQLNHERVALAAIGMQAEDFYERALSHARTPDPTTGERPADQPWVQSRLAEARARLAAVRLLNWRLVQDVGAGTLAPGDASGVKFLGTESTVEVYRMCQEVVGEEALVRGSGAFAGGELERMNRAAQINTFGGGVSEVQREIVAMMRLGMKGRKR from the coding sequence GTGCACCTCGCCCCGACCCAAGGCCAGTTGCGGCTCCGTGCCGAACTGCGGGAGTACTTCAAGGACCTGCTGCCCGACGGGGTCCCGGACGACCCGGCCCGCCAGCGCGAACTGCTGCGCCGCATCGGCGCCGACGACCTGCTCGGCCTCGGCTGGCCCGTCGAGTACGGAGGCCAGGGCCGCGGCCCCGACGAGCAGTTCGTCTTCTTCGACGAGGCCTACCGGGCCGGCGCGCCCGTGTCCATGGTCACGCTCAACACCGTCGGCCCGACCCTGATGAAGTACGGGACCCAGGAGCAGAAGGACTACTTCCTGCCGCGCATCCTCAAGGGCGAGATCGTCTTCGCCATCGGCTACTCCGAGCCGGAGGCCGGCACCGACCTCGCCTCGCTGCGCACCCGGGCCGTCCGCGAGGGCGACGACTGGGTGATCGACGGGCAGAAGATCTTCACCTCCAACGCCCAGAACGCCGACTGGATCTGGCTCGCCTGCCGTACCGACCCCGAGGCCCCCAAACACAAGGGCATCTCGATCATCCTGGTGCCCACCGACGACCCGGGCTTCTCCTGGACCCCCATCGAGACCGTCGGCGGGCTCACCACCACCTCGACGTACTACGACTCCATCCGCGTGCCCGCCGGCAACCTCGTCGGCCCCGAGCACGGCGGCTGGGGGCTGATCACCAACCAGCTCAACCACGAGCGCGTGGCCCTCGCCGCCATCGGCATGCAGGCCGAGGACTTCTACGAGCGCGCGCTCAGCCACGCCCGCACCCCCGACCCGACCACCGGCGAGAGGCCCGCCGACCAGCCCTGGGTCCAGTCCCGGCTCGCCGAGGCACGCGCGCGGCTGGCCGCCGTACGCCTCCTGAACTGGCGCCTCGTCCAGGACGTGGGCGCGGGCACCCTGGCCCCCGGCGACGCCAGCGGCGTGAAGTTCCTCGGCACCGAGTCCACCGTCGAGGTGTACCGGATGTGCCAGGAAGTGGTGGGCGAGGAAGCGCTCGTACGGGGCTCCGGGGCCTTCGCGGGCGGCGAGCTGGAGCGGATGAACCGGGCCGCGCAGATCAACACCTTCGGCGGCGGGGTCAGCGAGGTCCAGCGGGAGATCGTCGCCATGATGCGGCTCGGCATGAAGGGGAGGAAGCGATGA
- a CDS encoding DUF6344 domain-containing protein — translation MAHRSTFTSIWTTVLAALVALLAALGFGGKAAPAAASVSASAVPAAAAVRRPAVAARRTWREMMRGGSLPPTIKQRIRAEAHGKTPSVRRSTTAAAMGAGSGVAAGAPTAFGADVAVPAAALAAVRAGASRTALTLAA, via the coding sequence ATGGCTCACCGCAGCACCTTCACGTCGATCTGGACCACCGTCCTCGCCGCTCTCGTGGCCTTGCTCGCTGCCCTCGGCTTCGGTGGGAAGGCAGCCCCTGCCGCTGCCTCGGTGTCGGCCTCCGCCGTTCCGGCCGCCGCCGCTGTGCGTCGTCCGGCCGTCGCGGCCCGGCGGACCTGGCGGGAGATGATGCGGGGCGGTTCGCTTCCGCCGACCATCAAGCAGCGGATCCGTGCCGAGGCCCACGGCAAGACCCCGTCCGTCCGTCGATCCACCACCGCCGCGGCCATGGGTGCAGGTTCAGGAGTCGCGGCCGGAGCCCCGACCGCATTCGGCGCCGACGTGGCGGTCCCTGCCGCAGCCCTCGCCGCAGTCCGTGCCGGAGCCTCTCGGACAGCCCTCACGCTCGCCGCCTAG
- a CDS encoding sigma-70 region 4 domain-containing protein, with translation MQEEMQRVAQVEVPVERAKAAIDLMADYQGRVVELSRIRREAIEEAAASGMSQSEIAALLGVSRGRVGQLASQGPPPERAFFGTDLMTISLGGKYEAGKSPEENPGEVVAREDLGNFDRLRKLLATLKLDAHYEVIPPSGMVNLNRDNHVVVCGPRLSPIIAQVLEGDDFLRFEKDKAWHLVDLKTDERFRSPMDEDGSAGDFGYLARLPRLDGRGTFLYAAGIHAIGANGVVHFLENNLPELYREVRTRRFSTLISCRYDPKTLEVLESKRVTPLYRHEG, from the coding sequence CAGCGAGTTGCGCAGGTAGAAGTGCCTGTGGAGCGCGCGAAGGCCGCGATCGACCTCATGGCTGACTACCAAGGACGGGTGGTCGAGCTTTCACGCATCCGGCGGGAGGCCATTGAGGAAGCGGCGGCGTCGGGCATGTCGCAGTCGGAGATTGCGGCGCTTCTGGGAGTCAGCCGCGGCCGCGTAGGCCAGTTGGCCTCTCAGGGCCCTCCGCCGGAGCGTGCCTTCTTCGGTACCGACCTCATGACGATCTCGCTCGGAGGCAAGTACGAGGCGGGGAAGTCGCCTGAGGAGAACCCTGGCGAAGTGGTTGCGCGAGAGGACCTTGGGAACTTTGACCGGCTGAGGAAGCTGCTAGCGACGCTCAAGCTCGATGCGCACTACGAGGTGATCCCTCCGAGCGGCATGGTCAACCTGAACAGGGACAACCACGTAGTCGTCTGTGGGCCCCGACTCTCACCGATCATTGCCCAGGTACTTGAGGGCGATGACTTCCTGCGGTTCGAGAAGGACAAGGCTTGGCACCTTGTAGACCTCAAGACCGATGAGCGCTTCCGGTCACCCATGGACGAGGACGGGTCGGCGGGAGACTTCGGGTACCTCGCCCGACTGCCCCGTCTCGACGGTCGCGGGACGTTCCTCTACGCCGCCGGTATCCATGCCATCGGGGCGAATGGCGTCGTGCACTTCCTGGAGAACAACCTGCCTGAGCTGTACAGGGAGGTACGCACTCGACGGTTCTCCACCCTGATCTCCTGCCGCTATGACCCCAAGACTCTGGAAGTCCTGGAGAGCAAGCGGGTCACGCCGCTCTACCGACACGAGGGATGA